The genomic DNA GCTCGATCATCACCGGCTTCGTATCACATTCGAGGCGATATTGCCGGGCAGATATCTCCAGCAAAATAACAGCCGAAAGACGTTCCAGGCCTAGCCAGCCTTTGACTTTCTCTTGGATCCCGACTATTTTCTGTTCGATTTGGAATAATTCATCCCTAGTTAATGGGTCATTGGAGAAAAATAGCTTGGTCTGGACTTCTAACATTTTGTCGACTTCTTTATCGTGATCTCGCTCTGCATGGCCGATCCGGTCGATCCTGGCCCCGATCTCCAGTAAAACAACCCCGATCATATTTTTTATACAGCGCTCTCCCCTGGCGCCATTGATCAGCGAACAAGCCTCATTGTTCAGCTCGATCAATTCGGCGGCTGACAACGATTTTTGCCCCAGAAACAACCTGGCCTGGATACGCTGGAGAGAGAAAACAACCATTTCCCTCTTTAACTTAGTCGCGTTACGGGCAGAGGAAAGATCGGGAAGAAGAGGTTTACGTAAGTCCATTTCTAGAAAAAGAGCCTGGGCTTCAGCCTTAACGCTTGCCGGAAGGTGAGGACTGCCCATGATTCTGGCTAAAACCCGTTCTTGAATAGCCGCCAATGTCCGTTTGGAGGTCGCTTTTTCCAGGACTTTCCTGAAGGAGTTGACCGATAATCCTTTTAAATTTATTACAACCCTGTTTGCCATAGTCATTACAGATAATTATCGTTAAAAAGTGGAGAAAATTTCAATTATGAGGGCTAATTATCCGGCTTTTTCCAGCTCTTCTTCGGAGATATCAAAGTTGGTAAAGACTTCCTGAACATCGTCGTGCTCTTCAAGCAAACTCACCAGCTTGAGAGCCTTTTGCGCCGTTTCGCCGGTCAGCTTGACCGTGGTCGTCGGGATCATGGCGATATCCGCCTGGACCGGATTAAACCCGGCAGACTGCAGGGCATTCTTGACCTTTTCAAAGTTCTCCGGGGTGGTCAGGACCTCGATCGTTTTGTCTTCGGAAATGATGTCTTCGGCCCCGGCATCGATCGCGGCCAGGGTTAATTTATCCTCATCGATGCCCGCTTTTTCCAGGACAATGCTCCCCCGGCGATTAAAAAGATAGGAAACACTGCCGGAAGAACCAAGGTTGCCGCCATGTTTATCAAAAGTATTGCGGATCTCTCCAGCCGCCCGGTTCCGGTTATCCGTCATTACATTGACCAGGATCGCAAATCCCCCCGGACCAAACCCTTCGTATGTTAGCTCCTCCATCACCGCGTCGCCGCCGCCAAGCCCCTTTTCGATCGCCCTTTTAATATTATCGTTCGGCATATTGGCCGCTTTTGCCTTATCGATCGATAAACGAAGCCTGGGATTGGCCGCCGGGTCTCCCCCGCCAACTTTTGCCGCGGTCGATATTTCCCTGATTATCTTAGTAAAGATCCGACCCCGAGCGGCATCGGTCTTGGCCTTTGCTCTTTTAATTGTCGCCCATTTAGAATGACCTGACATATTAGAGTTATTTTAGCATAGTATAACTAATTCTGTAAAACAATGATGGCCGCTTGAAATTATTAGCCGTATTTATCGATAATAAAATAGAATATGAGAGCGACAATGCCAAATATCATTCATGGGCGCTTTTTTAGGGCCATCCGGCTCTTGGCTCTTCCCCTGGCAATTAATGCCGGAAGCGCCTGTTCCGGCAAGATCATTAAGCCGGAAGAGTGCCTAAGCCTGAATCAGATGGAGTGCCAACGCCAACAGGTAAAAATTACCGTAGACGACCCTCAGTTTCAACCGGAACAAGCCTATTTAACCAAGAGAACCAACCAATTGCTCCTGGCCCTTCCATCCTGCTCATACCAGGGTATCAAAGAGATCATTTTCACGCCAAACCTACTCACTCCCGGGGCGGCAGGTGAACGGGTTTGCATATCAGTTGATTCGTCAAATGGAAATTCTTCCAGGTCTTGTTATGTCAATATCAGCACCAATTGGCTAATGAAGGAACCGGTCCCCACCACTCCAGGTCTGCCCCATTATTGGGAATATTCCCTGGTCCACGAGATCGGCCACAACTCTTTGGATATCGCTTGCTATAACGGCAAATTTGGAACAATTTCTTTTAACCCGGATGGAAATCCTAAAACCCTGAATGAAGCAGACTATCTGCTGAGATATAGTTTTTATCCCAACGAAGAACATATTTCAGCGGTAGAAAGCCCCAAAGAGGATTTCGCTTACTCTTACGCGAGTTTCGTGCTGGATAGCGGATATTTCAAACAAAAAGCCCAGGCCTCAAATGCCGCTTCCCAAAAATATTACATTATGCAAAATTATGTGTTTCCCCATGAATATCCGGCCCAGCCTTAAATAACTCTTAAAGTGGAGCAATGCCGATCTTTTTCAAAGCCTTCAGGTATAGCGCGATATATTTTTTAGCCGACGCGTCCCAGGAATAATCAAGGTTCATCACCCGTTTCTGCAATGTCTCCCAGAGCTCTTTTTGTTTATAAACGGCAACCGCCCTTTTTACCGCGTCGATCAACGCGGCAGAGCTGTACTTCTCAAAAACAAAACCCTCACCTTTGCCAACCCGCTGGTCAAAATCACCGACTGTGTCGGCTAAACCGCCGGTCCGGCGGACGATCGGGATCGTCCCGTACTTGAAACCGATCAACTGTCCCAATCCGCACGGCTCATACCGGCTCGGCATCATGAACAAATCGGCCCCCGCGTAGATCAGCTCCGCGAGCATCGCGTCAAATTCCAGGTTGACCGCCAACTTTTTGGGGAATTTCTCATGTTCTTCGGTAAGCAAGGCATGATATTTGGGATCCCCTGTTCCCAATATAACCATCTGGCAATCCATTGCCAGGATCTCTTCCAGCGCTTCAGATAAAATATCCAGCCCTTTTTGGTCGGCCAGCCTGGTGACCAGGCCGAGAACCGGGATATCTTTGTTCTCCGGCAGTTTATTGCGCCGCTGGAGCTCGATCTTATTATCGGCCTTTAAAAATATCGTCGCCGGACTGTAGCGTTTGACAATGTTCGGATCGGTCGCCGGGTTCCAGATCTCATAATCCAGCCCGTTGATAATGCCAAAAACATCCTGGGTTCGCGCCCTGAGCAATCCGTCTAACCCGGCCCCATATTCGGTTGTTTGGATCTCCTTGGCATAATTTTCTGAAACCGTACTTATTACATCGGCAAAAATAATACCGGCCTTGGACAGGGAGATCTCTCCCCAAAACTCCAATCCATCCGGCTTGAACAGATCCCAACCCAAACCGGTAAAAAGGAGCTTCTCTTTAGGGAAGAGTCCAAGATAAGCCATGTTATGGATGGAATATACGGTAGCGGTCCTGACAAAAAACGGATCATCCTTATAGGCTTTCTTTAACAAAGCAATGATCAGCGCCGACTGCCAGTCATTGCCATGAATGATATCCGGCCGCCAATTGAGCTCTTTTAACAGGGGAAAAGCGGCCCGGCAAAACGCGGAAAACCGCTCAAGGTTGTCCGGATAATCGACCCCGTTTTGCTGGTAAAGCCCTTCCCTGTCGCCAAAAAAAGCGGGATCGTCAAATAAATAAACAATGACCTCGGTCCCGGGAATTTTGCCTTCATATATATTGGGGAATATTTTCGTTAGGTTGTATTTTTCCGGATCGACCATCTTGTAACGGGGCATAAAGACCCTGACATCATGGCCGATCCGCTTTAACGCTTTTGGGAGAGCCCCGGCGACATCGGCCAGGCCGCCGGTCTTGGCAAAGGGGACGACCTCCGACGAAACGTATAATATTCTCATATAATAGAGTCGATCCTTTCGACATACTGATCGACCAGTTTCCTGGCTTTATCGTCCCGATCGGACTCCGCGTAAATATGAATGACCGGCCGGATCGGGTCGGGAAGGATCAGGACCCAGTCTTCGCCGTGAAAAACCTTGACCCCATCGGTCAAATCAACTTCCGCGTTCCCGATCGAATCGATGATCGAGCGGAGGACCTTCCCTTTGTTTTCCGCGGCGCAGGAGATCTCTTTAGAATGCATACAAATATTCGGCACTTCTTCCGCGATCGCCGAAAGCCTGGTCTTGTTCCTGGCCAGCAATTCGATCAGCCTGACCGACGAGAACATGGCGTCGAACGCGCACTGGAATTCCGGAAAAATAAAACCACCCTGGGTCTCGCCGAAGAAATAGGTGCTCCCTTTATGGCAACGCTCCATCATCGACCGGACACTAACCCTTGTCCTGACGACTTTGGCCTCATACTTGGCCGCCAATTGGTCAATCACCCGGCTTGCTTTGACCGGAACAGCGATCTGCCCGCCTCTGCGCCCCCGGCAGACCAGGACCGTCATGATCGCCAACTCCAGGTCCCCGTCCAGGATCCTGCCACTCTCGTCGCATAAAAAGACCTTTTCCGCTCCGGTATCGAGCATTATCCCCAGATCGGCCTTCAGCGATTTGACGATCTGCGAAAGCTCCGCTAATCCCTTTTCAAACATGGTCTTGCTCTTGGTGATCTTGGTCTCATCAATATAGGCATTGATCGCGATAACTTCAATTCCCAGATCCCCCAGGATCGACGGAAAAATCTGCGAAGCCGAACTGTACGCGTAGTCGACAACGACCTTCATTTTTGCCTGGCGGATCAGGTCGCGGTCGATCAAACTGACCAGGCCGCCTTTATAGTATTCGGTCACCCGATGAAAAGGAAAAGAGAGTTCGCCGACCTCGCTGATATCGGCCCGGCTGAACTCTTCGCTAAAAAAGAGCCGTTCGATCTTCTTTTCGCTGGTCGATGACAGGTCCATTCCGTTCTCATCGAAGAATTTAATATCGATAACGTTGTTGTCATAGGGCGACTTCCGGACGTGGAACCCTCCCCTGCTTTTTAGCGCTTTCAGTTCATAGCGGTTGACCGGGATCGGGATCATTTCCAGGTCTGAAACATTAACCCCGGCCGATAAAACTCCGGATAACAGGGCCCGGTAGATCATTCGGGAAGCGGGATGCGAATCCCGGGAAGTGCTGATCTGCGCCCCTTTCCCCAACAAAGTCGCGTAAGCTGTCCCCAGAGTAGCGGCAAATTCCGGAGTGATTTCCACGTTGCATAGACCGTTGACCCCGAACGGGCCAAAAAGCCCTTTGGTCCAGCGCTCCCGCCAAACCATCGAGCGGGAAACTATCACCCCTTCTTCAACAACTTTTTTCGGCCAGATCTTAACGTAAGGCTTGACCACAACCTCTTTGCCAAGATTGCATTCGTCACCGATCACGACCCCTTCCTCGATCAGGCTCCTCTCTCCGACAATGGTCCCCTGCCCGATTATCGATCGATTGGCGTTGACCTCATTCCCTATGGTTACGTTGTCCCAGAGGATCACGTCCCGCAGCACGGTATCCCGCCCGATCTGATTGCCTCTCCCCAGAGTAACATTTTCCAGAACAACGTTATCGGCCACAAACGACCCGGCCCCAACTACGATCTTGCCGGCAAGCTTTACCGTGGCGGCAA from Candidatus Margulisiibacteriota bacterium includes the following:
- a CDS encoding YebC/PmpR family DNA-binding transcriptional regulator, which codes for MSGHSKWATIKRAKAKTDAARGRIFTKIIREISTAAKVGGGDPAANPRLRLSIDKAKAANMPNDNIKRAIEKGLGGGDAVMEELTYEGFGPGGFAILVNVMTDNRNRAAGEIRNTFDKHGGNLGSSGSVSYLFNRRGSIVLEKAGIDEDKLTLAAIDAGAEDIISEDKTIEVLTTPENFEKVKNALQSAGFNPVQADIAMIPTTTVKLTGETAQKALKLVSLLEEHDDVQEVFTNFDISEEELEKAG
- the glgA gene encoding glycogen synthase GlgA encodes the protein MRILYVSSEVVPFAKTGGLADVAGALPKALKRIGHDVRVFMPRYKMVDPEKYNLTKIFPNIYEGKIPGTEVIVYLFDDPAFFGDREGLYQQNGVDYPDNLERFSAFCRAAFPLLKELNWRPDIIHGNDWQSALIIALLKKAYKDDPFFVRTATVYSIHNMAYLGLFPKEKLLFTGLGWDLFKPDGLEFWGEISLSKAGIIFADVISTVSENYAKEIQTTEYGAGLDGLLRARTQDVFGIINGLDYEIWNPATDPNIVKRYSPATIFLKADNKIELQRRNKLPENKDIPVLGLVTRLADQKGLDILSEALEEILAMDCQMVILGTGDPKYHALLTEEHEKFPKKLAVNLEFDAMLAELIYAGADLFMMPSRYEPCGLGQLIGFKYGTIPIVRRTGGLADTVGDFDQRVGKGEGFVFEKYSSAALIDAVKRAVAVYKQKELWETLQKRVMNLDYSWDASAKKYIALYLKALKKIGIAPL
- a CDS encoding mannose-1-phosphate guanyltransferase, which translates into the protein MKAIVLAGGLGTRLHPLTVNIPKPMVPVANRPLMQFTMELLKQNDFDDVTALLYHQPEVIKKYFGNGSKFGQKISYIEAKDDYGTAGAVRLAAVDVKETFLVMSSDVLSDFDLKAAVAYHKEKHAQVTIVLTRVPNPLQYGIVILNSDGSVKYFLEKPSWSEIFSDTVNCGMYIIEPEIVSLIPAGRSFDFSLDLFPLLLSKKVPIFGYIAAGNWRDIGSVDEYSRASSAVLKVGEKRIDKEAKLAATVKLAGKIVVGAGSFVADNVVLENVTLGRGNQIGRDTVLRDVILWDNVTIGNEVNANRSIIGQGTIVGERSLIEEGVVIGDECNLGKEVVVKPYVKIWPKKVVEEGVIVSRSMVWRERWTKGLFGPFGVNGLCNVEITPEFAATLGTAYATLLGKGAQISTSRDSHPASRMIYRALLSGVLSAGVNVSDLEMIPIPVNRYELKALKSRGGFHVRKSPYDNNVIDIKFFDENGMDLSSTSEKKIERLFFSEEFSRADISEVGELSFPFHRVTEYYKGGLVSLIDRDLIRQAKMKVVVDYAYSSASQIFPSILGDLGIEVIAINAYIDETKITKSKTMFEKGLAELSQIVKSLKADLGIMLDTGAEKVFLCDESGRILDGDLELAIMTVLVCRGRRGGQIAVPVKASRVIDQLAAKYEAKVVRTRVSVRSMMERCHKGSTYFFGETQGGFIFPEFQCAFDAMFSSVRLIELLARNKTRLSAIAEEVPNICMHSKEISCAAENKGKVLRSIIDSIGNAEVDLTDGVKVFHGEDWVLILPDPIRPVIHIYAESDRDDKARKLVDQYVERIDSII